One Aphelocoma coerulescens isolate FSJ_1873_10779 chromosome 4A, UR_Acoe_1.0, whole genome shotgun sequence DNA window includes the following coding sequences:
- the VAMP7 gene encoding vesicle-associated membrane protein 7: MAILFALVARGTTILAKHAWCGGNFLEVTEQILAKIPSENNKLTYSHGNYLFHYICQDRIIYLCITDDDFERSRAFTFLNEIKKRFQTTYGSRAQTALPYAMNSEFSSVLAAQLKYHSESRGPDQVAETQAQIDELKGIMVRNIDLVAQRGEKLELLIDKTENLVDSSVTFKTTSRNLARAMCMKNLKLTIVIIIVSIVILYIILSAVCGGLAWPSCVQK; encoded by the exons ATGGCCATCCTGTTCGCTCTCGTGGCCAGGGGCACCACCATCCTGGCCAAGCACGCCTGGTGTGGAGGGAACTTTCTGGAGGTGACGGAGCAGATCCTGGCCAAAATCCCGTCCGAGAACAACAAACTGACCTATTCCCACGGCAA TTACCTGTTCCACTACATCTGCCAGGACAGGATCATTTACCTGTGCATCACAGATGAT GACTTCGAGCGCTCCAGAGCCTTCACGTTCCTGAACGAGATCAAGAAGCGGTTCCAGACCACGTACGGCTCCCGAGCGCAGACCGCCCTGCCCTACGCCATGAACAGCGAGTTCTCCTCCGTGCTGGCTGCACAGCTG AAATACCACTCAGAGAGCAGAGGCCCAGACCAGGTGGCAGAGACACAAGCCCAGATCGACGAACTCAAAGGGATCATGGTCCGGAACATCG ACCTCGTGGCACAAAGAGGAGagaagctggagctgctgattGATAAAACAGAGAATCTTGTGGATTCG TCAGTCACTTTCAAAACCACCAGCAGGAACCTTGCCCGAGCCATGTGTATGAAGAACCTCAAGCTCACCATCGTCATCATCATCGTGTCCATT GTGATCCTGTACATCATCCTGTCGGCCGTGTGTGGTGGGCTGGCCTGGCCCAGCTGTGTGCAGAAGTAA